Genomic window (Chitinophagales bacterium):
TGATCTCTCACGCAGAGTGATTGAAGCTCTTTCCCTGCAAACAAGTGAAACCAACTTTGGCGAAAACTATTTGTCTGGCATCTATCTTGTTCGACTTCAATCGAATGATGGAAGACAGGAAGTGATAAAAGTGGTAAAGGAATAGGTTTCTACAGACGTTTATTACCTATATCAATCCCAAACTTTTGTACTGGCTCTCTGAACTGCTCTGGCGCGCGAATGCCGTAGAGTTTGCGTATTGTATTCGCGTGCCATGCCAACATAGCGCACGCAAATGCTCACAGCTATTCCTCTAAGCTTCCACTAGTCTCCGCCTAAAAAGGGTGTTCCTGAAAATGATTTTG
Coding sequences:
- a CDS encoding T9SS type A sorting domain-containing protein, with protein sequence MQSTEENNLFFTISPSPTQSSFLLFTNNTIEKATVFDLSRRVIEALSLQTSETNFGENYLSGIYLVRLQSNDGRQEVIKVVKE